The following are from one region of the Stanieria cyanosphaera PCC 7437 genome:
- a CDS encoding anhydro-N-acetylmuramic acid kinase, producing the protein MKVIGLISGTSVDGIDAALVEVEGKEEDLQVKLIAGHTYPYPQELRKQILAVCGGISLSVEQLAQLDDAIAGEFALAARSIQNEYPQAELIGSHGQTVFHRPPMPATAQEPFQLGYSVQLGRGAVIANLTGLPTISNFRQADLAAGGQGAPLVSKIDACLLSHPTKSRAIQNIGGIGNVTYLPANHELNWIQQVCGWDTGPGNALLDLAVQRLTNGRQNYDHNGSWAAQGTPCTKLVSQWLKQDFFTQPPPKSTGRELFGELYLDQCWQEAQIEKLEPADWLATVTELTIASISDSYRHFLPQLPDEVILCGGGSRNFYLRQRLQAELTSTQILTTDELGINGDFKEAIAFAVLAYWRFCYSVPGNLPQVTGATQEALLGEVSYPIANQNNRSD; encoded by the coding sequence ATGAAAGTTATTGGTTTAATAAGCGGTACTTCTGTCGATGGGATTGATGCTGCTTTAGTAGAAGTTGAAGGAAAAGAAGAAGATTTACAGGTAAAACTGATAGCAGGTCATACCTATCCTTATCCACAAGAACTAAGGAAGCAAATTTTAGCAGTTTGTGGCGGAATATCTTTATCCGTAGAGCAATTAGCTCAATTAGATGATGCGATCGCTGGAGAATTTGCCCTTGCTGCACGCTCAATTCAAAATGAATATCCTCAAGCTGAGTTAATTGGTTCTCACGGTCAAACCGTATTTCATCGACCTCCAATGCCTGCAACTGCTCAAGAACCATTTCAACTTGGTTATAGTGTACAACTCGGAAGAGGTGCAGTAATTGCTAATTTGACTGGTCTTCCTACTATAAGTAATTTTCGTCAAGCAGATTTGGCTGCGGGAGGACAAGGCGCACCTTTAGTTTCTAAAATTGATGCTTGTTTACTATCTCACCCAACTAAATCTAGAGCAATTCAAAATATTGGTGGAATTGGTAACGTCACTTATTTACCAGCTAATCATGAGTTAAACTGGATTCAACAAGTCTGCGGTTGGGATACAGGTCCTGGTAATGCACTCTTGGATTTGGCAGTACAACGATTAACTAATGGTCGTCAAAACTATGATCACAATGGTAGTTGGGCTGCTCAAGGTACTCCCTGTACTAAGTTAGTTTCTCAGTGGTTAAAACAAGATTTTTTTACTCAACCACCACCGAAATCCACGGGAAGAGAACTATTTGGTGAACTTTATCTAGACCAGTGTTGGCAAGAAGCTCAAATTGAAAAACTTGAGCCAGCCGACTGGTTAGCGACTGTAACTGAATTGACTATTGCTTCTATCTCTGATAGTTATCGTCATTTCTTACCGCAACTACCTGATGAAGTAATCCTTTGTGGAGGTGGTAGTCGTAATTTTTATCTGAGACAAAGACTGCAAGCTGAGTTAACATCGACACAGATATTAACTACAGATGAGTTAGGCATCAATGGGGATTTTAAAGAAGCGATCGCTTTTGCTGTCTTGGCTTATTGGCGATTCTGCTACTCAGTTCCCGGTAATTTACCTCAAGTAACTGGAGCTACCCAGGAAGCTTTATTAGGTGAGGTTAGTTATCCGATTGCCAATCAAAATAATCGTTCTGATTAA